ggaaaccaatgaggagagagggaggttatggtaaagaagtaaaaacaacaacaacaacaacaacaacaacaacaacaacaacaacaacaacaacaactacaacaacaacaacaacaagagcaataaGACGATCTGGAGGATGGGTTAAAAAAAATCGTTTAAAATTTAACCCATGAGGAACAAAGATAATAATTATATGACATCTTGCTTATAAGAACACGGCTgctgatgctcttttttttttcttatcattttgtTCTATTTTCTCGTTAGGTATCTCTGTACCAATTGCATATTCATTTTCTAATCTATTATTActttttatcattactatcattatcattacttctGTTATCGTTATTTCTAGtgtcattattactattgctatcatcgtaattattttttttattggttctcCTCCTCCCGGAATtgtcctctctttcggccactcctctgaactcttttctATGGGGGcagcgattagcgtttttttcattattgtctccttttgtttgcccttgaactaaataaatataataaaaaaaaattggtgtTATCATCGTTATCTTTTTCAGTAGTATTTTAACTTTTTTCGTTGTTTATGTTAATGTTAAAGTTGCTGTGATCGATTTCTGCAACTTCCAAAACCTTTAGTCGGAGCTCCATTGCAAAATAAGTAGGAAATAATAACATCGGAACAATGGCCTTCAATACACCCCTTTTTGGAGCGGCTGAGGTGAGCAAAATACCAGGTAAGAAAAAACTGGCTTCTTGCagacgacttttttttttctcccacaaatgaacacttcccttcactttattaTACTATGTACCAGATACTCTCGAGCGTCTGTCAAGATTGCTGCGTACCGACAAAAGGTGTGAGAGGTATTAAACTCAAAAATCAAATTGTCTTCGAgtcagaggagggaagaggagtgcaAGAGACGAAGTGCTACACAGATTGCTCCGCCGTTACCAATCTTCATCTTCGCAACAAACGGCTTCCACACCACGCAATCAAGATAAAAATTTATAAAGCGTCCTTCACTGAACTATTAATCACCTATTAGTTTTTGTCCAGGAAACTAGAAAACACGTAAAAGAGAATAATATTAGTTTGGGATCGATTTTCCGAGTTCAGTGGATGTTTCTTTCTATatgaagataagaacataagaacataaggagtctgcaagaggccggttaagCAGGAAAACCCTCTTAATAATCCGGCATCTGCTTCCCGCCAGCcacagggggggaggggaggaaacaggggcgggggggggagccGGGTAGCAACTTGaggtgggaggtgggggggggggggcgatcaGCGGGTAGCATGATGTGGATATAATGCACAGGAATATATTATCTACGCTGATTATCTTGTACTGCAAACTTATGTAAAATAAAACATGTCGCAAATGAATTATATTACCGATTGTTTCCCTTAAGTGTCATGTAACGCCTCTGGGTGATtcttatagcaaaggagacagctcaaggacaaaaaacaaacaaaaaaaaactcgctAGGCGTTGctccaatacaaaaaaaaatagaacgattggccggaagagaggtcagtttcggaagcaGAGTTTTGTGGTATGACAGGAACAAAAAGCAAAACCAGTGCATCAATATTATGTTATATGCAGGTGACGCAAAACCGGACGACATAATTATATAGTATAGCCAAGGTGTTTCGGAAGCAGAGTTTTGTGGTAtgacaggaacaaaaaacaaaaccaatGCATTAATGTTTTGTTATATGCAGGTGACGCAAAACCGGACGGCATATATAGTATAGCCTAGGATTTGACAACTATTACTTCGCCTTAAGAAACTAATAATTACTAAAAGCGACGAAGATAAATCCAGACATATTACTCTCTCGAATGCCCCAAAATTATCATCAGTGCAAGGCCACCACCAAACACCAGCTGCCACTACTCTTTCATACTTGCAATCTGTTTATAGTGAACATTTTCCGTTATCGATCACATACTTCAACatatttttcacatatttttcacATACTTTTTCCATACTTTTCCCATACTTTTCACACACTTTTCCCATACTTTTCACACACTTTTCCCATACTTTTCACACACTTTTCCCATACTTTTCACATACTTTTCACATGCTTTTCACATACTTTTCACGTAATTATCACATACTTTCCACATACTTTTTACATACTTTTCACATACTTTTCACACACTTTCCACATACTTATCACATACTTTTCACGTACATTTACATACTTTCCACATACTTTTCACATACTTTTCACGTACATTAACATACTTTCCACATACTTTTCACATACTTTTCACACACTTTCCACATACTTTTCACATAATTTTACATACTTCCCACATACTTTTCACATACTTTCCACACACTTTTTACATACTTTTCACACACTTTTCACATACTTTCCACATACTTTTCACGTACTTTTCACATACTTTTCACCTACTTTCCACATACTTTCCACATACTTTTCACATACTTTTCACGTACTTTTCACGTACTTTTCACATACTTTTCACGTACTTTCCACATCCTTTCCACATACTTTTCAGATACACTTTCATATTTGCAATCTGTTTATAGTGATCATTTTCCCGTTTTCAATCACATCATTAAGTCAGAGGATCAAAATTGCTTCAGCCGAATCCAACTGACGAGTAAATTTCATGCATTCTGACGACTTGTTTAATATCTGCTTGTCTTGTTTGCTTgatcctgtttgtgtgtgtgtgtgtgtgtgtgtgtgtgtgtgtgtgtgtgtgtgtgtgtgtgtgtgcttgcttgtttgtttgtgagcctgtatgtttattttccgtttatttatgtgtgtgtgtgtgtgtgtgtgtgtgtgtgtgtgtgtgtgtgtgtgtgtgtgcttgtatgtctgtctgtaaaACTCTCAGAAATCGTAACCTCCACTagtgcaaaataaaataaaaaaaataaaaaaacaggcaaacaggAGCAAATGGCGGACAAAACAAGGTAACAAAAAGGTCCAGAAAAAGTAGCCCCGCCAAACACGCGTAGCGAATCAAAAATATCTTGTGCTACCTTATCACCGGATGCAAGTATAAGTTtcgttctattctctctctctctctctctctctctctctctctctctctctctctctctctctctctctctctctctctctctctctctctctctctctctctctctctctctctcgtgtgtgtgtgtgtgtgtgtgtgtgtgtgtgtaataatagatATACTTATAAAGTAATATATAAAAACAAGACAGACAtcaaaagacaagagaaagagacaaaagggGGCAGGGGATCTGGAACAATAATAATAGGGTACAATACATTTCTAAACAAGAATATACCATTTATAGTCCATGCACTTCACTTCTTTATCTTAAATTGGCATCAGATATAACCTAGTGCAATAAAAACAATTCCTCTTTAATGATAACGATAGTACATAAATCAGACAAAAATTATGAAGCCAGGAACATCCTCAACTTAACCAAACAATGTCTCGACTCTGGATGTTATaggtaaataaatacataaacacgATGGACTGACAGgcttggtaatagtggtggtggtgtgggtgatggtgatggtggtggaaatggtcatggtgttggtggtggcgaaaAAAGGGGAGGCGGCAAATCCCAAGAGACGCCGTATAGGCAGATAAGAACCCCACGccattccctacacacacacacacacacacacacacacacacacacacacacacacacactcgagaccCAAACATCACCCTTTATCCTTCAagcctttttttctcatcttcctccttgtttccccTCTCCAAATCCCCCTCtacagttcttcctcctcctccgtctcctcctccttctcctcctcttcctcctcttgctcctcctcctcctcagtgggtGGAGAGGTTTGGGCTGTCCTCGGTCGGGTGAAGCGGCCCTTGACCAAGCACTTCAGCCCAACACAGgcaggcgaacacacacacacacacacacacacacacacacacacacacacacatacacacacagccacaAAGAAACGTAACATGATTTTACTACAGTTGgcggttgtttgtttgttttcctacgAAAGTTTGGTTAGCAGAggagccctctctctctctctctctctctctctctctctctctctctctctctctctctctctctctctcatttgacaGTAAAcgattcatattttctctttttcagcaTCAATGGGCGCTcttcttatttattctctttctcctcgtcttcgtaAGCCAGCACGGTAATATTCATTACTAACACATGGCCCCTTGTTGTTAGCCTCCTCACACCACCGacaacaccacaaccacatcaCACCTCACCCTCACCATCGTCACCGTCACCCCCGCTATCAGCGCTGCCAGtgccacaccatcatcaccaccatttgaaagaccaccatcatcaccaccgccgccattatATGCCCAACCctggctaccaccaccaccattcctcctatacaccacgtctctctctctctctctctctctctctctctctctctctctctctctctctcagcgtgtcCTCCCCAAGAATGCCCGTTTGTTGTAAGTAGTACTATCCTGCAATGCTCCAAACACAAACCCACAGAAAGGAATATACGAGAAACAAAGGAGGCACGTAAACCCTGCACGTGAGCCCATCCCCCAGACCAATGTCAATATAAGGATACTATATAGACATTGCTCCAGACTACCATACAAAGCACCACCTATCGGCACGGAGACATGACACGAATAGGTATTCTCCGTAATTTTACCTCCTATCAAAAACCCACTGTATTCAGCCGCTGGGTAAAGGTAGAGTGGAGACGTACAACTAAGGAGACTATAAACAGGAGATGGGGTTTCATTTTTCGATTTGTCGCCACCTCGAGGATGGGGACATGGGCTTCTCCGAGATGAGgccctttgcttcttcttcttcttttgacctgtaacgctttgtgcCGCTTCTTTGgtcctccttctctcgttcctcccttcttattcacacaccctccttttcagtattatgttattttctaacctgaaataaagtcacttatattcacttattcagacatttgtgcccttttttcccagcactgcgcgaggaacacttttgccacctttaccattcttctttctgtttcctttttgtccccatacagccccaacatcgtgcagatcgccccgttttcctcctctagcctcctagcccactcctctctgcctattatcatcactactcctgccactaactcccctctctgcctctcaaagttgctgcattccactattaggtATTCTACAGTTTCtatctcccctgtcctacagctacagtcctggtttcccccgtccctgttTCTGCCGTTTACTtccagggttcctgttcttgctttaaacaatagCTTGcttccccagtctcctacatgccagtgtactccctctggtttctgtttcctactgtaccattttagcgttgacttgccactcattccttcctgccatttgacttgtccgttcctttcaactgccttcttcccatccctgatctccatttcattccactcttccctcaggtgttctctccttttccacctctctaactctttcccccaggtggacttgtttccactttcttgcagtattttctttgcccatctctcctcactactctttTCAGTTTTCTTAAGGAAGCCCAACTTGCcctttacaattctttccttgaacgtactccatcccatatctcctctgacggcctctaccgctgtgctcctaggggcttctaatccccacctgcctaccgtgttctgaaccttttctagctgtgcaatgtccccttctctgtagtgcgttatCTCCGATCCATAGAGCCAATATGGTACACCTATtcctttccacagacttcgccctacgTCATATTTGTTTACTATTCTATTGCCTCCACttattatcatccctgacatcctccttgccttcccttcattcactttcctctgtttctcccctcctatgccttccttgctaacctccattcctaggtatatatatttatcgactacctccagcacgttgtttcctagtacccattggttactgcctccactacaaaactccataaccttacattttctttcactaaattccctttccctcccatatgTGTGAGCTATGTGCAGgatctcctccagctcctccttcctctccgccatCAGCACTACATCATCAGCGTAGGCCAGGCACCCTaacctctctcctcctatctctactCCTTTCCCGGCTTTCCTAATTCTCACTATCAGCTCCTCGAGGTACATGTTGAAAAGCGTCGAGGACATCACACAGCCTTGCCTGACTCCTACATTATTTTCTAACCACCCAGTAGTGATGTCTCCTAACGTGAGCTGCACCTCATTTCCCTCATATAGACTCTGTATTATATTTACTATCTTTTCATCTACACCTACATGTCCTAGCAGTCTAATGAGCTTTTCTCTGTTCACTGTGTCGTACGCCTTTTCAAGATCTATGAATACTAGGTATAACTCCTCTTCAACCTGTTCCTTTCAATAATCTcttttaaggtaaatatattttccagccctcctcttcctttcctaaatcAACTCTGTTCCTCTCCTAGCACCTTTTGCGTCTCTATCCAGGTCTTTAGCTTTTCacttattactattccaaatacCTTTGCCATTGTGTTCATGATAGTTATTGGCCTATAATTTCCTATCTCTGCTTtgtcctttccccctcctttatgTATCAGAGCTACCCTGCTCTTTTTCCAGTCCTGTggtacctccctttcctccaaaaCCTTGCAGATATTAAAAATAACCTTCCTGACTGCATCTCCTCCATACTTAAGGAATTCTCCGATGATGTCATCTGTTCCTGCCGCCTTCccattcttcaacattttcagTCCTCGCTCTACCTCCCATATTTCTATtcctacctcctccatttcctttctgtcGCTGTAGATCACCATGTTCTTTATTCCTCTATCCCCTGTATCTATCTTGAGTACATTACTCCAGTACTCTTCTATTACtgaccttatttcttcctctgttccagtCTCCCTGGCCTCTGTTTTCAGTATCACCCTCTGATCTACCTCTTTCCCGCCTAGAATCCTCTTCAGTCTTTTctacccttctttttctctctctcctcgggacAGATTTCATACAGCTGTGACGCCACCATGCATCTCCTCAGATCGAGAGAAAACGAAAAGTTGTAGGGGTAACTTGCATGTTTCATGGTATCTTGGCACCTTAGCTAACTCTGCATTTTAAACTCTTCACTGAACGAAGGTTTACTTATAGGGTCGAGTAAAGTTAAGTATTTATGTATTATTATGCCTTGGAGTTAAGTGATATCGCAGTGACTCAAATGCATACAAAACAGCCCCAGGATTCCGCGTTCAGCCAGAGTCGGTTAGAGATTGTTTTTAAATCCTGAACAAATTCAACGCCAACTATACACAGCCCACCATTGTGCCTACTGCCCTATAGATAACACAACAACAGCTCCAACAGCAACTCCCCGTATGctaaatggaatggaaagggccCCTGTGACGGCAAAGCCCAAGCAGAGACAGCAGGAGTGAtttgagaagagaggaaacattTAGTTCTGACATTTGGTGCATACGCCACCTCAAGCAATGGAGACTGGATGCGTTTTGCAGAGATATTGAAGGTGTCAGTCCATGCTGGagtgggtgaaggtgaagggtgaGAGACAGGGAAGTGGAGGCGGCCGGATATTTGTTGACCCCTTACCTTTCTTTTGCATGCGGGGCGTTGCTGGCTAGGCTGCTCACCACTAAGGACAGCACCTCAAAGGGTGTGCGTGGACTCCTCGAACCGCGCCTACTATAAAACAACAATAAACGTCTTTTTTTATAGACGTTTGTTGTTTTTTGAACTGAGGGGAAAACAGAGCAAGGCAGCGCTACCACATTGTCGTACACATTGCAGTGTATTTGCCATTTCCTAATCCAAAACTGTTGGGCCCACATAAAAaactattttccattattttttgtctTAAAACCGTAATTATTAATGTATTGCACGTAGAATGGATAAATCGACATTCCTTAAACTGATCTGAGTATCGTAATTTTTAAATGATTATCGCACATCTACGAACGGTGCCACCCTGGTGCTGCCATCATGCGGGCATTCTCCACAACCTCTACAGAGTCTATATCTTTCTATAATGGCAACTTACGTTATGGCTGAGCATGACCTACGAGCTCATCTCCGGCGCATTAGCCCTCTCTACCATCGAACTTTGCGTCCATAGCCCCATCTCCTTTGTATGGTCTCCTTGAGTACAACCAAAACCCCTCGTCACCCTAAGAAACCTTATAACAATCACAAGGCACTCCATGATAACAGTAACTAACCTGCTCACTGAGAGTCCTCCGTGTACCGAGGACCCACCCACACGGGGCCAAGGACACATTACGCACTTGTCCCTACGTTCCTTGACTCCACTTCGGCGCTACACTCCCTCGTCCTCTGCTGATTATACTCGTCTGGACTTGAGGCTGCCTCTGAGAGGGACTTTCAGCAGTGATACCAACCTATCGCGAAcaaagcttttttttatttctttaaggTGTTTGCAACACAAATATTTCGTTGCTTATCAAAGAATATTCGgtaatgttacacacacacacacacacacacacacacacacatgcgggtACACTGTTAAGACTATCATTGATTCGAAAGCATGAAGCGAATCATCGACACGACTTACTAAGGTACCAGATAATGTCCATAATTTGTACATTAATACCGTGATGCTGTAACGTTAAAAGTCTGGCACACATATTTGCAGGGCCACGGTCAGAGGGTTGAATCCCCCAACACATAACTATTAGAACACAGTGTACGGACCGAGTCAGTGAAACAGTGATTCGATATCCCGGATCCCCGAACGAGTAGACCTTTGCCTGAGTcttcaaacgcacacacacacacacacacacacacgtagcaacTAATCTCGGTAAAATGTAAACTAAGGAATAGGAAGCAAGTTTACCAAGTAGCCTACACGTGTTTCTTATTCATAATTATGTAACAAGAATTATctataaacctctctctctctctctctctctctctctctctctctctctctctctggaaaaccAAGACTTCTCAATAGCTGTTTTTAGACTTTTTACTAcatcctccgcctctttctcgtttttttttttcttattcattcacctacttctttttcttcctcaccttcattATTATCtatgttttacttttttccttcccctcctcctccttcaactcctcctcctcatgcatcTCCTTCTTCCAGACGGGTCGGGGAGTCATCTCAACCTCTTCAGCAATAAGCAGCCgcccaagaagaagaggaagagccgcACCGCCTTCACCAACCACCAGATCTTCGAGTTGGAGAAGCGATTCCTCTACCAGAAGTACCTCTCGCCCGCGGACAGGGACGAAGTGGCGCAGACCCTCGGATTAAGTAATGCacaggtgagtggaggaggacgagaaggaggagaaggtgaaggaggtggaacgagggggaggaggtgaggggtggaacgaggaggaggaatggacgagaggaggaggaaacgcggGGAACCGTGACTGGCGTGTATTGGAACGATGGATAAGGGTGGCAAGTATAAAGTGTCCTTGCATAGAGGTAATGAgggtaatggaagagagagagagagagagagagagagagagagagagagagagagagagagagagagagagagagagagagagagagattgttaaaaGCACATTACATTATTTTGATCAGTGAATTTTAAAGCATAAAGATTAGATAAGACTCGTTCATTTCTATCTCTCTTATATAGTCAAACCTTTACTACTTAAACTTAATTTAGATCATATACAATTATGAAAAACGTGAAAAcattagcagtaatagtagtagtagtagtagtagtgatggtggtagcaaTAATTGTGGTAGTGGGGAGGGGGctggtggcggtagtagtagtagtagtagtagtagtagtagtagtagtagtagcagtagcgtgataataacaatgataattataataacaatgataataatagtaaaaccTTTCTCTATGCGGCAGGTGATCACGTGGTTCCAGAACAGGCGGGCCAAGCTGAAGCGAGACATGGAGGAGCTGAAGAAGGACGTCACCTCCCACAAGCTGCTGAGCGACCACTCCGCCTTCATCAAGACCATGACACAGATGGGTCTCCTCAAGCACAAGCCAGGCGAGGCGTTCGACTTCAAGAAACTGACCGAGTGACACCGCGcttgggatgggagggagggaggggggcacgGTAAggttgtgtggggaggagggggtacggttatttttttttttgtgtgtgtgtgttgtgtctctctgtatgtctgtttgtctggctcGCTCGCTTCTGTCTCAGTATATTTATGGAGTTGTAGGCCGGAATTTTGGAAGGATACATCAGTTAAAGAGTGACTGGTtttctctgcacacacacacacacacacacacacacacacgaaggataAGGCGCCTCCCTGGTCATAATTCTTCAGTTTAAATTAAGCAAAGGCGTCACcgagttgtttgtgtgtgtgcgggagtagtcttttctctttttcatgacAAAGTGTAATATATTTGTAGATAGATAGTTTCCTCACTGGCGTATCTGTAAATAGTTTGTCCTTTTTTCAGAGGACATTGCGGGTAAGAGAAAAGGCTAACTGGAAAAGAAAATACTCGTAGtgaatttgtttgtgtgtgtgtgtgtgtgtgtgtgtgtgtgtgtgtgtgtgtgtgtgtgtgtgtgttttgaggttgagtgccattttttattattacaggaAAAATGCTCATCTATATATTGTTTTAATGTTTTAGTATACAAAGACCAGAATATTCATGTTCTCATTGTTGTTTTTAcatttattctattattttttcatccaCGATATTTCTGTAAAATCTTATCTTTTATGCATAAACTTTGCTGAAATTTCTGTACTTAAAGTTTAATGTACGTCATTATTATACATTACATTTTTTATGAATAGTTATGTAGAAGCAGGCAAGGTTATGTACACAGACTAAGGGAAAGCTGCACGAACTGTCATTTATCAGGAAACATCTGATAAACTCTTATGGTCAGGAAATGTGCAttattttttgtctcccttcccgGCAATGATCGGCATTTGAACTAGAGATTAAGATGACTTAAGTGGATGaacgtgtgtttttcttttcacttttgaGAGGAACCTTGTGAGCTCTATGAAAGTGTGGCGAAAAATTAATCTGAAATCTTTTAATGTGACtagaaattgaataatgtgaaatcgtcaACTTCTCAGGTCAGGTATAAAAGCTCATAAATTTGTATCTAAAGTGTGTAagcaatgtaaatgtgtatgaaccGCTTACTTAACCATGTGAGACGGTAAGGTAGTTCAGATGAGAAATCAAAGGAATGTTAATCGTTTAAGAaaagtcacgtgtgtgtgtgtgtgtgtgtgtgtgtgtgtgtgtgtgtcaccagtCTCGCCAAggctatattttgtatatagaactaTTGCTGTACAAATtagtgtacatattttttttaataaaagtaTTACAACGACCATCCAAATGCACGGTGCACTGGCCTTTGGCTCACCCTCCCTGGCACCCACGTGTGCTGCTTGTAGGGCTCCGATCGCTAGCAACACTACAtatatagtagtattagtagcaacaacaatatatatatatatatatatatatatatatatatatatatatatatatatatatatatattagtagcAGCACCAGCACTATTTacaacagcagcgacagcagTAGCAGAGATAGAAGTATTAGTAACAAATAATAAATTATCTCACCATGTACGGTGGCAATCCCGGACttcacactggcccgtgtcccggggtaactGGCTCTtagttcttacctaccacagcCTGAAggggccaacggatcggagatgaacACCGCAGCCGTAGCGTATGTATACGGTAGCGATTGAGAATGTTTAAAATAGCTTACCCTATAGTAGAGTCCttgtatattgttttctttgaAACGTTAAAGGGATAACTGGTCCATTTAATAATTAGTGACCATAAGAATATAATATAATGAGTCTACAAGACGGTATACTGTATAGACCTATACATGGCATTGTGGTTAAAGGGGTGACTGATCTATTGAATTCAGGACGATTTATCCATCGTTTATACATTAATATTATCTATAGCCTACTCGTAGTTTCATCTTCCCTTCGAGATCTTTATATTGTAGTTTCATCTTCCCTTCGAGATCTTTATAGACTATTTAATCATTCGTTATACCGATCATCAGGGCAGGTTCTTGATCTGTGATGATTTGTGCTGAGAAATGTAAGGTTGGCAACAAGAGATCAATGCATGGGTGGTCAATTATAGAGGCAGAAATGTTGTTTAGCCTACGAACAAGATATGATTAGATATGCCTACCACACCAATTGCCTGTCAGTTGCCGATTACTACCTCTTAATTGTACACCACCTGCAcactccaaacaaaacacaccgTTTCCCTTCAAGGCATGCAGCCTGCCACGTACGCATTACTATAATCACAATATAATTAGATTTTGTTTAATAGTACCGCCACTTAACCTCCCGAAATAACAATTTTCCCACCAGCAGCCTCCCTACTCCCATTCCTGCGGTCTCCTTATCCCTAACACAAGCTGTATCCCACCATCATCATGATAATGTAAAGCAACAAACGTTCCTTCATACAGAAGTTACACCTCCACGCATGCACTGGGCAGCAGCGTTCATAATGTTGCGACGAGCGGCCTCTGGTAACTCCACTTGCTCCAAAGGCCACTATCCTCTGTGAATGCGAACAGACCAAGCCAGTGATCCCCCTGACTTTGTGATTGGAGGGAGATTACGCTTCATTCTGAATCATGTAAGTATGACACTGCCTTCAAACGTGACCACCAGGCATGTTTACTGTGTTATCAAGAACACTATTAGAGCCGTCCTTTACCGAAATCACATCCTACCATCAACACAAAAGGATGTGGCATATATGATATCAAACTACCAATTTTCAGTTTTATTTGGCAGTGTTCAGGTATGCATTTGTAAAGCTGACGATTAATTCCTAATTTGTAGTCTGATTAGCATTTTGGAGCATTGATGTAGTGTGGCCCAAGATCAACCTCTCCCGCTCTGCCAGGGTTGGTGCCTCAGACTTTTATAATTAATGTTCTGGCATCGTCGAGCAGCCGTGCGGACTGACGGCAGCTCGCCTGATCAGCTGGGAGGACTATCGTACTTCAGACTAGTGAAGATGCTAAAGATAGTCAACAAGTGAAAGTTTGGGTATTTTAGTTCATTCTTGTGCAAAAATCATGAGTGAATTGACGTTACTGAAAAAGCACGTGTGTAATTAAGTATGCAGACGGATGAATCAAAAGTAGGCGGACCCACGAAGCGATTGTTATATGAAGGCTATA
The Eriocheir sinensis breed Jianghai 21 chromosome 12, ASM2467909v1, whole genome shotgun sequence DNA segment above includes these coding regions:
- the LOC126997739 gene encoding transcription factor LBX1-like, with product MHLLLPDGSGSHLNLFSNKQPPKKKRKSRTAFTNHQIFELEKRFLYQKYLSPADRDEVAQTLGLSNAQVITWFQNRRAKLKRDMEELKKDVTSHKLLSDHSAFIKTMTQMGLLKHKPGEAFDFKKLTE